Genomic segment of uncultured Desulfobacter sp.:
CGGAAACTCTCCCAGATGCCGTCGCCCATTAGAAAGCCGCTGTCAAAGACTGAGATTTTTGCCTCGTCCCTGTGAAAAATATCGCCATTGTGAATTTATAATGAGAGACCAACCATGACGTCTGAGTTTGATATCATCAGGGAACACCTGTCCACCAACCATAGAGATTTGTTGTTATTTGAAATGATTCTACACACAAGGCTTCCCGTAAAGAATCTGCTAAAACTTAAAATTAAGGACGTCAAAAAGCTGAATATTGGAGATCCCCTGCCAATTTTTGACAAGGAAAAAATTGCTGCCCCAAGTCCCGTTGTTACGCCTGAGATATATACGGCTTTGAGGTCTCTGCTTCTGGAGGTGTCTAATAAGGACGACGATTATTTATTCAAATCCAGGAAGGGCAACCGACCTCTCTCTGTTCCCAGTGTCTCCCGAATCATACGGGGATGGAAGGAAAAGACAGGATTCACCCACTACAAAGGACTACCCAGCCTGCGCCAGGCCCAGCAGGAGACTTTGAAAAAAACGAATTCTCCTCAAAAAAATTCTTTGCCATCCCCTGGGGCTATTTTACCCAGGGTTCAGCCACGGACAGCCCAGGAGATTGTCTATACTGAGCTTGAAGAAGCCATTGTATCAGGCCGTATTCCTCCAGGGCAGAAACTTGTCACCGAAGAAATTTCCAGGATGATGGATGTTAGCCGGATTCCAGTGAGAGAGGCCATGGGGCGGCTTGAGGCCAAGGGGTTCATCTCTACCCGGCCCAAGTGGGGTAGCGTGGTCAACACCCTTTCTCGTGCCAATCTCAAAGAAATATTTGAAATAAGAATTCAGTTAGAGCCCCAGGCCGGGACAAAGGCGGCCCTGAAGGTGAGCGATGCCTTCATCCTCCGCTTGGAAGAAGCACAGGCTGCATATGCACGGGCCAGGAAAGGGGCGGAAACTATTAAATTGCTCCGGACCAACCGCAGATTTCACTTTTTGATTTACGAACAGGCAAATACCCCGATTTTGTTGGATATCATTAAACAACTCTGGGACAAGGTCAGCCCCTATTACCACCTCATGTTCAAGCAATCTCTGGACAGATCGCCCACAGTCGGTGTCAATTATCATGAATCCATTGTAAATTGCCTGAAAAAAAAGGATGTGAAGGGGGTGGAAAAATGGCTGAAATCGGATCTAAAGGATTCAACGGAGTATATTTTAAAACTGTTTGATTCCAGTTCTTTTCAAAAATAGTCCAGGTTAGCCGCCATCGTTCAAGAGCGTTCATTTGGTATTCAGGCTCGCTGCGCCAGTTTGTAAACAAGGCGGGAATAACAAAAGTAGCCAACGTCTTCAATGCCAAGCATCACAGCGTTTATGTATTGACCGGCAGGTCTTGCGGGGTAGCGTTAACGCGATTGTTCGGTTTCCTTCTGTTCTTTGTCCAAATCCTCCATTTGTTTTTTGTAGCATTCTGGACATACCCCATGGCTAAATTGAGCTTCAGAGTGATTGCATATATAAGCTTCTAATATATCCCAAGCTCCTTTATCATCACGAATTTTCTTACAATAACTGCAAATAGGGATAATTCCGCGTAATGTTTTAATCTCATCAAAAGCTTTATGGAGTTCTTTAACATGTTTTTTTAATTCCGCTTCTGCTTGTTTACGTGCGGAAATTTCTTTAGAAAGAGTTATGTTTGAGAGATATATCTTTAATGACATTAGTAAGATTGAAGTTGCAAGGACAAAAATGATTACGGTCTCGGTCATATGCTGGGCGATGAATCCACGTACAGTGATTATGCCGTAATCCTTATAAGGCTCGACGTGCAATTCTTTTAAAAGCTTATGAACCGGTTGATAGTCGTAGGGCAGCGTCCATTCCTGGAACCCTGCCTTTTGAGTTACCGGGCTGTCTTTTTTCAGCGAAAGCAGAGCTATAGCAACAGCCTTGCTTAACTCATTTGTTGAATTGCGGGTCTTCGCAAAAGCCCATTCCGGATAAAGCTCTGAGCTTACCACCAGGGGAAAGTCAGGATACTTCTTGGGTGCTAAAACACGAAAATCATCAAGATTAATTCGGTTCGATCCTGAGAACTTCTCCAACATACCAGTTCTAATAACCGCGACATCTATAACTCCATCCAATACAGCCTGTATCTCCTTAGTCTGGTCGCCAAGAAACTTCACTTCTTTGGCATCTTTATAAGGATCAAAGCCATTATCCAGCATCTCCTTGTAGCCGACCAACCAACCGCCAAAACCAAGCTTGGCAGCACCACAGATAGTTTTTCCGTGTAAGTCTTTTATTGTTTTTATCCCACTGTCAGAACGAGTAATCAATGTTGAGCCGAACTCGGACAGGCCTTCTTTTTTTACCATTGTGAGGATGCGGGATATGCCAAAGTTCAACTCGAGATCCACATAGATTGCCGGTTGGGTGATAACAAAATCTATTTCCTGGCCGGCAACAAGTTCCTTGATGCGGTGAAGTTCAATCGGCGGAACAGGAATTAACTTGAATTCATATTGTGGTAGAGACGATTGGAGATGGTCGATGGTCGGTTGCCATTCAACCTTGGCGATTTCAACGCCATAGAGTGCAATAACCAGGACGTTTACCTTTGTCTGTTCATGGCCCTCAATCTGTTTAAATCCGGTAAACAAAAAGAATAAGGTTAATGCAATTGAACTTGCGATAAAACGTTCTATAATAGTTGTTTTCCTTGGCATAGTATAAATTTTAAGATTATATTATACATTTTCTTAACTAAACACCCACCGGCTTGTAGCCGGTGGGTGTTTAGTTTTTAAGCATGAACTTATTTTACAGAAATCAATGTTAAAAAACAACGAATGAATACCACCAGTTTACTGGTGGTATTCATTGTCTGATAAAATGAATTTTTCAGGCAAATAAATGCAGTGGCGTTTCTCTGTTATCCTTATGCCAGAGGAATTATAAAAATTTTGACATTCACTTGAATGTCAACGTTTTTTGCAAATCAATCTGATATTTGTTCATTCTGTTCCACACAGTGACACGGTTGATATTAAGAAGTTTTGCCGCGCAAGTTTTGTTTCCGTTGGCTTTAATTAAGGCATTAATTAACTGCTGTTTTTCATCGTTTGTAATATCCGGGCACTCGTCATTTTCGGGTCTGCTGGATTGTTTGGCATCATCACCAATGCGTTTGGGAATATGTCCGAGCTGGATGATCGGGCCGTCAGCCGTGACAAATGCGTAATCCATGGCATTCTTAAGTTCACGGATGTTGCCGGGCCATTGGTATGACATGAACAGATCCATCACGTCCCGGCTGACGCCGGAGATGGTTTTGCCGGTGCTTTTATTGCACTGCCGGATAAAGGTGTTTACAAGCAACGGGATGTCTTCGGTGCGCTGCCTGAGCGGCGGCAGGTAAATGGGAATAACGTTGATTCGAAAAAACAGGTCCTGACGGAATTCATTTTTTTTAATGAGAGCTTCAAGATTTTTATTCGTGGCAGTGATGATTCTGACATCCACCCGGACGGGGGTGATCTCACCCACGCGTTCAAACTGCCCGGACTCAAGCACCCGCAACAGTTTGGTTTGCAGCGGCAGGGGCATGTCGCCGATTTCGTCCAAAAAGAAACTGCCCTGGTGTGCCGCCTCGAATCGGCCGACACGATTGCTGTGGGCCCCGGTGAATGCTCCTTTAACATGACCGAACATCTCGCTTTCCAGGACCGCCTGGTTTAAGGCCGCGCAATTAAGCCGGATAAAGGGCTTCTGTTTTCTGGCACCATTCAGGTGAATGGCATCGGCAACCAACTCCTTGCCGGCCCCGCTTTCTCCCAGAATTATTACAGGGGCATTGGAGTCCGAAGCCTTTCGGATCATGTCAAACACGGTTTCCATTTGCTGTGATTTGCCTGTCATGCCAAAAAAGTCATTGTCGTGGCTGCGCTGTCTGGCAAGCATATTCACCTGTTTATCCAGGCGCTCAAGTTCCGAGATGTCGGTCAAGGTCTCGACCACCCCTACCACATTCTGGTGTTCATCTCTAAA
This window contains:
- a CDS encoding FCD domain-containing protein, with amino-acid sequence MTSEFDIIREHLSTNHRDLLLFEMILHTRLPVKNLLKLKIKDVKKLNIGDPLPIFDKEKIAAPSPVVTPEIYTALRSLLLEVSNKDDDYLFKSRKGNRPLSVPSVSRIIRGWKEKTGFTHYKGLPSLRQAQQETLKKTNSPQKNSLPSPGAILPRVQPRTAQEIVYTELEEAIVSGRIPPGQKLVTEEISRMMDVSRIPVREAMGRLEAKGFISTRPKWGSVVNTLSRANLKEIFEIRIQLEPQAGTKAALKVSDAFILRLEEAQAAYARARKGAETIKLLRTNRRFHFLIYEQANTPILLDIIKQLWDKVSPYYHLMFKQSLDRSPTVGVNYHESIVNCLKKKDVKGVEKWLKSDLKDSTEYILKLFDSSSFQK
- a CDS encoding PhnD/SsuA/transferrin family substrate-binding protein; protein product: MPRKTTIIERFIASSIALTLFFLFTGFKQIEGHEQTKVNVLVIALYGVEIAKVEWQPTIDHLQSSLPQYEFKLIPVPPIELHRIKELVAGQEIDFVITQPAIYVDLELNFGISRILTMVKKEGLSEFGSTLITRSDSGIKTIKDLHGKTICGAAKLGFGGWLVGYKEMLDNGFDPYKDAKEVKFLGDQTKEIQAVLDGVIDVAVIRTGMLEKFSGSNRINLDDFRVLAPKKYPDFPLVVSSELYPEWAFAKTRNSTNELSKAVAIALLSLKKDSPVTQKAGFQEWTLPYDYQPVHKLLKELHVEPYKDYGIITVRGFIAQHMTETVIIFVLATSILLMSLKIYLSNITLSKEISARKQAEAELKKHVKELHKAFDEIKTLRGIIPICSYCKKIRDDKGAWDILEAYICNHSEAQFSHGVCPECYKKQMEDLDKEQKETEQSR
- a CDS encoding sigma 54-interacting transcriptional regulator, encoding MQIHEHEMDAFWEKIVNTINDGLMFIGPDGTIQMVNKAFEALTGYTSAQAVGMSCRMLECDACEQTLTPLDKSAWCRLFAPREAEMKKCRCLIKRRDGSYLPVLKNAAAFRDEHQNVVGVVETLTDISELERLDKQVNMLARQRSHDNDFFGMTGKSQQMETVFDMIRKASDSNAPVIILGESGAGKELVADAIHLNGARKQKPFIRLNCAALNQAVLESEMFGHVKGAFTGAHSNRVGRFEAAHQGSFFLDEIGDMPLPLQTKLLRVLESGQFERVGEITPVRVDVRIITATNKNLEALIKKNEFRQDLFFRINVIPIYLPPLRQRTEDIPLLVNTFIRQCNKSTGKTISGVSRDVMDLFMSYQWPGNIRELKNAMDYAFVTADGPIIQLGHIPKRIGDDAKQSSRPENDECPDITNDEKQQLINALIKANGNKTCAAKLLNINRVTVWNRMNKYQIDLQKTLTFK